GCCGGGTGTTGGGTGCACAGAACTGGTAAGAGGAATCTGAGGGGACCTGGGCAGGCTGCCAACAGTGCCCACTATAGGTGGGAATGTACAGTGGATTAGTTATGTGTTACAGGACCTAGAACTAGTGACTTCCCCTGGCTTGCTGTCatgtcagtttccttatttgtaccTACAGCCCAGTGTGGCTGAGAGAGTTCACTGAGAATGTCCATGAACTGGACCTGGCATATGACATGTGATGATAAACATTAATCACCATTATTAGCTGCTGGTCGACAATTCTAGTGCCTCGAAGTGTGTAAACTCTGGTGAACATTGAAGATCCAAGATAAAAATGGAAGGGAACAAATGCTCGTTACCATGAGGCAGAGGGAATCTTTGATGTCTTCCAAACCAATCAGGTAGAATTTGTCCTCCTTACTTTCCAGATGAATTAATTAAAGATCAGAGAAGGGGAGCGACCTGCTCAGTGCCACACAGACAGGAGGTGTTggagtagggttttttttttttttttttggcggtacgcgggcctctcactgctgtggcctctccggttgcggagcacaggctccggacacgcaggctcagcggccatggctcacgggcccagccgttccgcggcatgtgggatcttcccgaaccggggcacgaacccgcgtcccctgcatcggcaggcggactctcaaccactgcgccaccagggaagcccctggagtagGGTTTTAAATCAGATTAATATGTCTACAGCCTGTGCCCTCAGGGTTGAAAAATCAAAGAACCTCAATCTCTGCTCTGGTGAAGCTCAGACATTTGCAAAGAGAGTCCCAAGGCAGGGTGATAGGTATTTTCATGGCAATGGTACAAGGAATAGGAGGGGCATGACTCCTAGAAAGTGACCAGAAGCTGCAGGGGAATGGGACAGGGaggtcagagaaaatatttttgccaGGACTCAAAGGGTGAAGAGGAGCTGGTCAGAGGAAGCTCTTGGAAGACAGCGTCCTTGTAGAGGGAGAAGAACATGCAAAGGCTTGAAGGTGTGAAGGGCGCTGCCACCTGGGGAAACTTGTGAGGTCAGGGTTCCTGGAATAAAAGGTGGGTGTTGGTGCTGTGGCAGAATTCAGGGCTGAAGAGGTGGGTGGCGGCTGAGTCCTGCAGGACCCTTCACATCAGGATGAAAATTGGTGGGAAAAGGGTACAGTCAGCCCTGGAAAGATCCGAAGGGGTCTGGCAGGTCttcctgtgtctctatttccctTCTGACACTTCTGTGCCTATACCCCTATATCAGTCTGTTCCCATCTCTCCTGTGTCCAGAGGAGGGCGGCCTTGAGCTGAGAGCCTGTGGGCCCTGTGTGCAGTCTCAAAGAGAGTCAGGGCTAGGGGTGGCTAAGGAATTCTCTGGAAGGTGGAGATTTGAAAGACAGACCCAGGATTGCGAGGAGTGTGCAGGTTTGAGTCCAGAGTCTGAGGGACGGGCTTGGGTCCTGcattctccatggcctgtccctCAGCCCTTTTCCAGACATGTCAGCTACTTCCTCCTGCCCCTGAGGCAAGGACTGGGCCtcccccaagggggtggggaaaAATGAGGGCTGGACCTAtgggggagctggggggaggATGAAGTCAGATGGGGACCCCTCCCCTACCATGCTGCCATCCCACGATCTCAGTGGAAGCATGAAAAACACCAAGAATATATTTGACAAATTACCCATTTATTTTATAGAGACGTTCCCCAGAAAGACGCATTCATATTCACTGGGGAGACGGGAGAAGAGTATATTTTGCttttctcccccttctccctccccctcctcctcttcttcttcttcttctctcccccccaaccccatttctccctccctcccttcgtatctctctttctccctcctttctctgttACCACATAGCTAACTGGCTGCTTCCAATCACTGACTTCTATTCTGCCTTTTACCtctattgtattattattattattattattattattatcattattatttggcCTCGCAgtttatgggatcttagttccccaaccagggatcgaacctgggccctcagcaatgaaagcatggggtcctaaccactggaccgccagggaattcccatcgtccaccttattttttctttctgcttcaccAGAGATGACCATCCCCCAGCTCCCAACTCCACCAACCACCTGAGATCCTCGTCGTCATCAAGCACAGCCTCTTAGGGACCTGTGGGAGAATTTCTCTGGGAAACACACCCAGGAGAGCTTGACACAGAAGCAGGTGCCATGGTGGTTGAGGGTCATCTTTGGGGCCAGATTCACCTGTGTGGACTTATCTCTCCACCACTAGCTGCCTGGCCTAGGGCAAGccatttaatctctctgtgcctcagtttcttcattcctATAATGGGAACAAGGGCAATAGTACTTTGTGGGGGTGGTGTGAGGAATAAATTAGTTAACCTGGGTAAggtgcttagaacaatgcctggcgtatagtaagtgctcattaaGGGTCAGTGACTGTCACCGCCCCACAGAATTGATTTGATTCCCACTCCTCTGCCAAATGGCTGTGTCCCCGCACGTGACCACCGCATGTGCACGAGGGTTGCCCTGCCCTTGGTGTTGTCCAGCtttctcattttcagtctgtccACTGTTACCTCTTGTTTCTCTCAAATCTTGTTTATCCCTGATGGTGGATGATGGGGACCCCCATACCTCAGACAGCCTGGTGACGAAGACCTCagagccagggcaggtgggggtgggATTAGATGGCTGAActgggaggaaaagagggaaatggGAATTGTGAACGTTTATTCTCTAGAAGAcagcctctctccttcccttgggCAAACTGCTTCAGTGCCAAACCTTCATTCAAACTTTgaacccagcccctccctctctggGGATCCTagacaagtcacttcccctctctgacctCATAAATGACCTGGTTCCTAGGTATTttcccaagagaagtgaaaacatgtttgcataaagacttgtacacaaatgttgaTAACAGCATCATTCATTATAGCTCTAAACTGGGGagagcccaaatgtccatcagatgGTGAACAGATAAGCACCCCATGGGACACCCACACAgtgcaatactactcagcagtgaaaaggTGGCGAATGGTTGATACCTGCAAGGATAtgaatgaatctcagaaacatgaggctaagtgaaagaagtcaaacacAAAACACTAAACATGGAATGATTCTTTAtgattctagaaaaggcaaaactaaagtGACCAGGAggtgtaaccaagcaggaccctatggggccttcccgggaCAGGTCCCCCTGTGTCCTCCACATACCTCTTGTCTGTAGAagaactttagcctcctaggccttccccgagTTACAAAGGATAAATTTTATCAGAGAGGTGAGatatgcagaagcaaaggaaaaacagtctagcaagacaaaataataatagtttagccattaaacaaagtcaaggacctttagttcctcctcaagggttatagataatattctgagtcatatcctttgagctgttttgcagatactgaaacccccaccaggtggaagaagttaattaTATGCTACCCACAAgaatgtagaccccagactggttggaactagaaggttgatgatgttgactcccaattacctcactaCCAACCAATCAGGAGAATGTCCAAGAGCTGATCACGCACCCTACAACCCCTCTCCCTTACCCTGTCTTTAAAAGcctttccctgggcttccctggtggcacagtggttgagagtccacctgccgatgcaggggacatgggttcgtgccctggtctgggaagatcccacatgctgcggagcggctgggcccgtgagccatggccgctgagcctacgcgtccagagcctgtgctccgcaacgggagaggacacagcagtgagaggcccgcgtaccacaaaaacaaaaacaaaaacaaactttccCTGAAATCCATCGAGTCTTTTAAGCAttagctgcctggactccttgcttggtgccctgcaataaacactgcactttccttcaccacaacccggtgtcagtagattgtCTTTACTCCATGTGGGCAGGCAGACCCAAGCTAGGTTCAGTAACAGAAGCAGTTCAGTGGTtcctttcagtatattcacagagtggCCCATCCAGCAGTACAATCAATatcagagcattttcatcaccacaaaaagaaaccccatctatacccattagcagtcactgccCATTTCCTCCCAAACCTCTGCTCCTCCCACTaggcaaacactaatctactttttgtctctgtggatttgcctgttctggatatgtcatatgaatggaatcatatgtgGTCCATTGTGTTCAGCTTCTTTCACTCGGCATAATGTTTCCAAGCTTCACCCGTGTTTTAGCATGTACAGTATtaaaatggagcaggaccctatggtccttccccgccatgtcctctgcctgccttttgtctgtggaaaacctttagccaaagaataaatttaatcagagaagtgagaagttGCAGAAGCAAAAAAAGCAGTCAAACAGGACAAAACAATAATAGGTTAGTCactaagcaaagtcaaggacctttaattcctcttcaagggctatagataatattcggATTCATGTCCTGTGATCCATCTTGTAGATACTGaaatccccaccaggtggaagaagttaactacatgatgaccagagtgtagccatgacataagctgccataATTCTGAgaattggcctcaaggaaatgggaacaaactgaccctggaactgaagattaactgtacttaaaatagTCAAGATGATGCTAATCAGACCAccaatgaccaatttcaagacgactgtcagagctgactgctATTTCTGCATggagccccctccctctgtctataaaagctctttcCCACTGATTGTCAAGGGGGGCGAGTTGGCCTTTGGACAGAattccaccctcacccccaccccagttgcCAGCATCCAAAATAAGGCAAACTTTCTTTTCCACCAACTTTGCCTCTTTATTAGCTTTTGAGCGGTGAGCAGCCAGACCCCCACTTTCGGTTACCGtatttcactcatttttatggctgaatgatatgcCATTTTATGGATCCACCATATTTTGTTCATCCCTTCAGcaggtgatggacatttgggttgtttcccctttttggctattatgaataatgctgctatcaaATGGGTAgatattattgtatataaattgtaTTCACTAAAGCTGGGAAATAAAGACCAAGCAGAACAAAATTATTGTGTTTACAGACACATCCAGAGTTGGTAAAAGGATAAAGAAAGATAGAAATATTCCAACAAAAGTGAGAATCACCATTAACTGCAGTGGAGGGAGAGAGgctttctgggtgtttctgtatCCTGACAGCATCCCAGGTGTGCAGTAAAGGGTTAACTCAACAGTCTTGGGGGTGCTTAAACCCTGCACATTCCAAAGAGAGGACTGACCAATGATCAGCTCCTGGGACATAACCTCTAAGCTCTTGGCTTGTCCTACCTGCTAAGAGTGTCTTTGTTTACTTGGAGCCTTGGACCACATGGTATCAGCTTAACTTCTGGAGGTACTGGAGACTGAGTAGCTGAGGTCAGTCACATGGGCATCCAGCCATTCCTACATGACCAACCCACAGTAAAAATCCTGGGCACCAAGGCTCTTGGGAGCTTCTCTGGTTGGCAGTACTTGGTATGTGTTGTCACACATTGTTGCCGGGAGACTTAAGTGCTGTTCATATGACTCCACTGGTAGAGACAACTGGAAGCTTCCACCTGGTCTCTCCTGAACTCTACCCTGTGCACATTTTGcctttgctgattttaatctgtatcttTTCACTGTATTAAAACACAAACATGAGTATAACGACTTTCCTGTGAGTCCTTCCAGCAGATCATTGAATCCGAGAGCCGTCTTGGGGTCCACCGACACACCAGGTCTTAATCTGGATAGGAGTTTCTGctgttattctttttatttacttatttatttatttaggctgcaccgggtcttagttgtggcacgcaggatattcgttgcagcatgtgaactcttagttgcagcatgcatgtgggatctagttccccaaccagggatcgaacccaggtgccctgcattgggagcacggagtgtTACGtcctggactaccagggaagtccctgccctgttattctttttttaaaaaaataaatttattgatttatttatttttggctgcattgggtcttcgttgcacggcctttctctagttgcggcaagcgggggctactctctgttgcggtgcgcgggcttctcattgcggtggcttctcttttttgcagagcacgggctctaggcacgcgggcttcagtagttgtggtgcctgggctctagagcgcaggctcagtagttgtggtgcatgggcttagttgctctgcggcatgtgggatcttcctggaccagggcttgaacccatgtcccctgcattggcaggcagattcttaaccactgcaccaccagggaagccctgttattctTTAAACTGTGCATTTTATGAATGTTTCACATGTATgatattagaatttaaaaaaataatcaggaCTTCGTAATGAACAGAGGCaaataaagaaaagggaagaattaaaaataagtttcagGGTTGGGTTGTTGCAGAAGGCTTGCTGTGGCTTTTAAGAAaacatgcagggcctccctggtggcgcagtggttgagagtccgcctgccgatgcaggggacacgggttcgtgccccgatcccggaggatcccacatgccgcggagcagctgggcccgcgagccatggccgcggggcctgtgtgtccggagcctgtgctccgcaacgggagaggccacagcagtgagaggcccgcgtacagcaaaaaaaaaaaaaaaaaaaaaaaaagaaaacatgcaaaAGAGAAATATCTTCAAGAAGAGCAAAGTGAAGAATCACTCAATTCACTTTGGCCTACTGAGTTTTAGAATCCCAGAATCTCGCTTAGCAGACTGACTTCAAAGCTCAGGAGAAGtgataaaaatactaaaagagaCCTCATTCAAAGAGAAATGTAATTGAAAATGGTGccattttcccccaaagaaatcggagataattttaaaagatggtaATATCCAACTTTGGCAAGACTGTGGGAGAATGGGCTTAGACGACAGAATATAAATTTTTTCACAAGTTATACAGCATAGTTGATTTTAAATGCACACTTCATGACCCAGAAATTTCAATTCTAATAATATatcctttaaaagaaatattagtaTGCACGCATAAAGATTTCCCACACTATAGCCAAAAATGGCAAATGACAAGGATATTCTCCCCAGCATTATTCGTAATAGCAAAAAATAACAAACGCCCTAAAAACCTTCAGGTGGAGTATGGATGTGCCATAGTTGATGAATACAATAGAATCTTTTGCAACTACCAAAAGAGATTGGAAAGATGCTTACTACACAAAGCAGATTTAAAAAGaacagcaagggcttccctggtggcacagtggttgagagtctgcctgccgatgcaggggacacgggttcgtgcccgggtctgggaagatcccacatgccgtggagcggctgggcccgtgagccatggccgctgagcctgcgcgtccagagcctgtgctccgcaacgggagaggccacaacagtgagaggcccgcgtaccacaaaaaatacatacatagataaataagtaaaaataaaaagaacagcaAGTTCCAAAATTTGTACGGTCGTATATGTAAACAAAAAATGACACATgatctttttacattttataatttaatttttttttttttttttgcggtacgcgggcctctcactgttgtggcctctcccattgcggagcacaggctccggacgcgcgggctcagcggccatggctcacgggcccagccgctccgcagcatgtgggatcttcccggaccagggcatgaacccatgtcccctgcatcagcaggcggactctcaaccgctgcgccaccagggaagccctataatttaatttttaagttttaaatttcttttagttttctttttaaaagcttggTTTTTTCCCTTTGGATGGCTCAAGAGTTTATCCCCCAGATGGTTAAGAATTTATCTTTTAATCATTAATTTGTAATGTTACCCTCAACATACATTAAATTCCCAAATTAATTGCTGTCCATTTCTGACCTTTCTAGGCAGTTCCTTTCGTCTGTTTTCCATGCACTGGGATCACACTGTTTTATTTGTTGAGGTGTGACATTAGTTTTTAACATCTGGTAGAGCCTGCCCTGCTCAGCACTCtctacttttggaagttttaaagtTATTCTATTAttaaacttttttggggggggtctaAAGTGATGTTTCTGGccccaaaataaaaatgtgagagtcgggcttccctggtggctcagtggttgagagtccgcctgccaatgcaggggacgtgggttcgtgccccggtccgggaggatcccacatgccgcggagcggctgggcccgtgagccttggcctctgagcctgcgcgtctggagcctgtgctccgcaacgggagaggccacagcagtgagaggcccgcgtaccgcaaaaaaacaaaaacaaacaaacaaacaaacaaaaggctgGAAATTTGAAAGGGGAATCCTTAAATAGAGTTACTGAGAAACCTATTAGCCTAGTAAGTACTGTGGCAtcccattccatgggtaccaAGCCACAAGAAAGAGGCCCTAAGAGAACCACCCAGAGAGACTGAAGAGGCCTGCAAGGGGGATGTGTGGTAGTCGTTAGAGCCATGCATAAATCTGGGGCATGTGGGCAGGTTGCTCTTGCTTGCcctctgtgaaataaaattcatgtaTTATGgcaagatgagaaaaatttaaacatgaagattcttctctgccctttggcctctccTCTCCCCGCACTGTGCATTGTGTGTCTGCATTACCCATTGACACACTCCCCGTCCCCCATGGGCAGGAATCCCTGCTCAGTCATAAACAGCAACATTCTCCGAGCACTaataagacaactccttaaaagataacattccttcttgatctcgTAAGGCGTCACATGACCCACCAGGATGATGCTTagatctggattatgtaaactgtTAATAACACATCATttgatgtacagccctctgtctcaaaagaACTTATAAAACTGTGCCTTGATTTCTAACcagtggaacagttctcagagctttctgagatgctcttccctggttataatcctcaaatttggcccaaataaaattttccatttctttcttaggtcCACTGATTAATTTTTTGTCGACACCTCTTTGAAATTGGGTACGACCACATGACTTTCTCCAGTCACTGAAATGTGAGTGGCAaaccttttcttcctttgtacCCATTTTTGGAGcttcctcccattttttttttttttgctacaccgtttgtcatgtgggatcttagttcccccaccagggatggaacccatgccccctgcagtggaagcatggagtcttaaccactggaccgccagggaagtcccagcatcttCCCAATTCTTAGGGTATTCTTTCATTACCTTTTCTTGAATCAGCTCCCTTACAAATATGGTGGCCGTGTTTGTATTGGGTGACCCCCCCCCCCGCTCCCCATGACCTCAGGTAATTGACTCATGGTGGATGCCTGACTCAAATATCAATCCGATTGAGCCAATCAGATTATCTTTTTCAGGAATGTCAAACTGTGGCAGAGAGACACTAGAAGTTTTTGTTGGGCCCTTGAAATGAGACTTCTATTTCACCATCACCTCCGTGGTCCACCATCTCTGCATGCTGGAAATGTTACAGTAGCCTTCTCACTGGTCTCTTTGTCTCCATCCTTGCCCTTACAGCCCTGTCTCCACATAGCAGCCAGATATGTCCACACAGCAAATCAGATCATATCACTCCCCTGATTAAATTAAAGCCCTCTGATGGCTTCCCATCGGtcttagaataaaacccaaagtccTCATCATGGTCGACAAGGCATTTCATGATCCCACCCTGCTAACTTCTCCACCTATATCTGTCTCCATGTGTTCCAGTCACACTGGTCTCATTTCACTCTCATGTATGACTAGACTACCCCCTGCCCCcccacaggacctttgcacgtGGGATCTCAAGTCAGGTGAGGATATGCATGTTGGCCTACTTCATGCCAAAGTCATGAAAGATTTTGCAAATGCAGAGACTAATCTATTTAGTTTGTTATCCAGTTATTTATGGCTGCCTAACAGATTATtccaaaacttagtggcataaaacaatCAGAGTGCTGTGCTCACAGAATCTGTGAATCAGGAATTCAGATATGGCTTGTCTCTGCAACATGTTGTCAGGAACCTCAGCTGGATCACTCTAAACGCTAGGTTGACTGGAACAACTGTGGAATCATCTGGAGGCTTCCACACTCACATGTCTGATGTGTGGGCTGGGATGACTTGAGGCTGGCCTCAGCTAAGACTGTTAATCTGTGGCCTCTCATTGAGTTTGGGCCTCCTCACAGCATGGTTACTTCAGATAGCTGGACTTCTTACATGATGACGACTGAGGACTCCAAGAGTAAGCGTTTCAGCAAACAACTTGAAAGCCATGTTGTGAGGGAGTCCAAGCTACCCTGTCTTGCAGGATATTCCAAATGAGCACCACTAAATGCAGCTGCATAAAAGCACTCAGCCAACGTTGCACTGGAGCAGAGAATCACCCAGCTGACCCACAGACTGGTGGGAAATAATTAATTGCTGTCACTTGAAGCCGCTATGTTTTGTTAACAcagtccttgagagcagggatcCTGTTAGGTTCATCACTACAGGTATTTACTAAAAGAATGAATAGACTCTCGTCGAGTTAATTGAGCCCTGCTGGTCTCTGAGTTCTCAACCAAAATCATCGTAGTCCCCAGAAGCCAGGGTTGCAGAGGTGGGGCACAAGGTCTTGGATTCACACCAACTACCAGCCAATATGGTTCTCTTGTGAAAACTGGGCAAAAGGTCCCCACTCTGGGTGGACTCATTAGAAAAAAGTGAGCCCTCTGGGTGGACACAGTCCCAGGGACACATGGCTTGGAGAGCAGACTGTAGGCTCTATTTAAGCCCCACTTGCCTCCTTGTCCAGGGACCTTTGTGTAGTGACTAACTTGCACaataatccagggcttccctgctttGCACCCTACAGacattcttcccttcttccttggtAAGAGCACCCCAATTTTCTTACTGCAAGCCACCATGTCCTTCAGAGGAAGCTGGTCAACTCCCCAGCTGCAGGGGGCAAAGATTTATTGATCTGAAGCGAAGTCAATCCCAGGGTCTCATTCACCATGCCTTATAAGGGGTCAGGGGCATGGGACACACTTCTGGTCAATGAGACATGGGGCCAGTTGCTGGAGGATTTGGAAGGTTTCCCACACTCTTCAGAAGGGACCTAAGATAAGAACAAACCTCTTTTTGCTGCCTTGGGAAAAGGATATCTGTGTGACACCTGAGTATGTGGCAGCTTTCTTGGGACCACAGGGAGCATGTGGGAGCTGATTTAAGAGATTATGGCAGCTCAACATGATGCATAGAactggggtctttttttttttttttttacttatttttatttaaaaaattatttattttatttatttatttttggctgcattaggtcttcattgctgtgcacaggctttctctggttgcggtgagcagaggTTACTCTTTGCTGTCacgcgtgggcctctcattgtggtggcttctcttgttgcggagcacgggccctaggcacgcaagcttcagtagttgtggcacataggctcagtagttgtggctcacaggctctagagcgcaggctcagtagttgtagtgcactgGCTTAGCTGcttcagcagcatgtgggatcttcctggaccagggctcgaacccatgtcccctgccttggtaggcggactcctaaccactgcgccactcagggaagtcccagaactggGGTCTTGTTGAGCTGCTAAGTTAACCCTGGAGATGTGCCACCTCTGGTCCTGTTGTGTGAGACACATGAACATGTTATTTAAACAAGTTAGTGGGGacttctgttacttgcagcctgAAGCATTATGGTACAAGAGGGTAGTGTTCTGGAACATGTAATAATGTACGCCTCATACCTTAGAACAGATCTTGGGGGAGCCAGAAAAGGAGAATGGAGTGCTGAGGACCAGCTAACATCAGTGCTTGAGGAGTGGGGACAGGTCTGCCGCGATCCCAGTCCACTCTGGCAGGAAGGCTGCCTCTGGCTTAAAGAGTTTGAGGAAGGGAGAGTCTGGGAGGGTATAATTGGCCAGGTAGATGGTCTCTCCACCTGTGAGGTAGGAGGCCCAGATCCCAAACGTTCCAATGGTCATGATGGTGTGATTACATTGCGTGAGCAATGCAAAATCCTTGGCGGGTGAGCCCTCAATGCCGTTGCCGGCAAAGACCACATCCCCGCGGGAGGACTCAATGTTTTCCCGGCACCAGGCCATGCCGTTGCTGGTGACCACGAAGATGGGGGAGGGGTAGCGAGCCCGGAACCAGTCCAGGGCCTGCTGCAGGTAGCCCCGGTCGGCCACCACGCCCTTCCACACGTTGGGCATAACGTGGACGTAGTCCCCCCGGCGCACGTGGACCCCTACGTAGGTGCTCGGCCGGCTCCCATTCACCTGCAGACCCCGCAGAAAATTCTGGGCCTCCTCACGCACGTGGTCGTGCAGGGTGAACTCCTGGAGGATCTCAGCGCGGAGGTGGTGGTAGAAGGTCCAAGAGCAGGGGTAGCCAGTGAGGCGCACGTACTCGCCCGGGATGTGTCGGTACCGCTCCTCCATCCAGTCGTTCAGGGGGTAGTTCCGCCAGGGGATCCTGCTGGCCGTGCTGTCGTGCAGGACGGGGAGGGTGATTCTGAAGATGGGGGCCAGCGTGCTGTGCATCTGGGGCGGGATGAAGGCCGGCCGCCCGTTCATCTTGGCCAGGGCGTACAGCGTGGCATACTGCCCCATCTGGTTCCCCAGGCGGCCTATGGCATTGATTGTCCAGATGCCCTTCGGCTGGGGGCTCCGCTGGGGGCTCGAGGGAGAGTCCTTGGTTGATGGCTCCAGCGCCTGTAACTCCCATGTGGGCTGAATCTTCGCTAGCCTCTGCTGAAGGTGAAATACCGTGGAAGCCGTGAAGACAAAGAGGATGAAGGGGGCCGTGGGGAAGAAGAAAGGTGCCTGTGTGCTGAGCATGGCTGTTAGGAGAGGGAGAGCAGGACACGGTTAGCTCAGGGGACAGAGGCCCTGGACTAGTGCATGAAGCTGGCAGCGCAGTTGTCTGGGCAGACATTGCATGGACGTGTGGATCTACTTTGCATGTGCATggaaatgagtgtgaatactcGGGTTACATGTATGCAGGTACAGCTCTGGAGTGTGTGT
This genomic window from Mesoplodon densirostris isolate mMesDen1 chromosome 19, mMesDen1 primary haplotype, whole genome shotgun sequence contains:
- the FUT2 gene encoding galactoside alpha-(1,2)-fucosyltransferase 2, translated to MLSTQAPFFFPTAPFILFVFTASTVFHLQQRLAKIQPTWELQALEPSTKDSPSSPQRSPQPKGIWTINAIGRLGNQMGQYATLYALAKMNGRPAFIPPQMHSTLAPIFRITLPVLHDSTASRIPWRNYPLNDWMEERYRHIPGEYVRLTGYPCSWTFYHHLRAEILQEFTLHDHVREEAQNFLRGLQVNGSRPSTYVGVHVRRGDYVHVMPNVWKGVVADRGYLQQALDWFRARYPSPIFVVTSNGMAWCRENIESSRGDVVFAGNGIEGSPAKDFALLTQCNHTIMTIGTFGIWASYLTGGETIYLANYTLPDSPFLKLFKPEAAFLPEWTGIAADLSPLLKH